The nucleotide sequence AGAAGAGACGGACCTGGATGGTGCGATGGTCGCAGTGGTAGGCGAGGCAGTGCGAGCAGAGGGCGCCGTTGGTGCAATCGAGACAGTACCTGTTACACTCGCTCTTGGGGGAATCTCCGTGGAGGTTGCAGTGGCAGAAGAACCTCGTCGTCAGCAGCGGCCGCAGCCACCGAGGCCAGCGGCTGTCATCCTCCGGTCCTCCATCTCCCTGTTGACATATCCACCAAAATGAACACCAACAGCCACAATCATTCAATTCAAGCAAAACCAGAGGAGGCAAACAGAAAAAAACAAGCTTTAGAAGAAAGAAACATCACCATGGCTCGTCTGTTCTTGACATTGAGGTCTTGGAAGGGGGGCTCCTGATCGATCGCCATTATAAACGACAGGAGCTTCCTCTTCTCGGTGTTTCTGCTGGTCTTTCTGATTCCAAAGAAGAGGGTCGTAGAGCAGCAGCATAAATAGAGGCTAAAAGGAGAGGTAGAAAGAAGGCTGGTTAGAAGAAGGCGGCGAGGCCAGTTTAGAGAgagaagacagagagagagagagagagagagagagagagagagagagatggcgtcCTTATCTGTCGATCCCATCACGTGACACTTTGATTTCCCCAACCCGAAGGAACGCTGTATCACTTGCTTCTGTCCTATGACGATCTGTCCTTTTATCCCTCCCTCCCCCTCGAACCACGCCGATTTCTCTCTGTAGTCATACTTCAACGGACCTTTTGTCTTCTTTCTCCGTAGTTTAGCGGCCATGGATTTAGGTCTAGATTGCTTAAAGCGTATGTTGATCCCACCAATTAATCCAGTGAGACCATGGACGATAGTAGGTAGTCGATTATGACGTCGATCTTTATCAAATAATAATCTACGAGAGAATGAATCCATTATAATCGTAAGCCATTCCTCTAGCAGATAAAATATAGTCGGGGCTTCCAAGAAGAGCCCTATCTCCCCATCCAACCGAGTCGCGCGTCACCGTCCCACAAGAGAGCCACGCTTGCCCATTGAAGCCTCCAATCGAGTGGCGCGTGGATGCAACTCCAACTTGACCTACTGCACCAATAAatcaaagagaaaaagagaaacgAAACCCCACTCATCCACCGACTAACTGCCCGCCTCCCTCTTCGCTTGGACTGCTGTGTGCaccggtgaagaagaagaagaagaagaagctcaatTTGTTGAGAATGCAATAATAATAACTGATTGATTATAGATGGGCAAATTTAGACCCCAGAtcaaagatctctctctctctctctctcttctctctctctctctctctctctctctctctctctccacttcACGGAAAACCTCAGCTCAATTACAATAATCACAAGGAGCAGCtcatctcagagagagagagagagagagagagagagagagagagagaggttcctTTGGCTGGTTGTCGTTGAACGCGGAGACAGATATGTGTCTTCTTCGGCGATATCCTGAGACCTTTTCTGGCGAGAAAGATGAAGGAGGAAGTCGGCAAGTGCCCAAACAGGGATTACCACCGGAGGTGTTAAAACACATTTGCTACAGGTCATGAAGGCGATGTGATTGTCGATGCTCATGAATTTTTAATTGATAATAAGAAAATGAACAGGTGCCCTGCCTCACCTGATCTCATCGTCGGTCAACCGtcaaccaatcatgagtttgaagaAATAAACGTAAatattgcttcttttttttttgcttattcaaAAAACATTCACATCGCCAAAGCTTTGATAGCCATTCCCGCTTCCATCGAgatatcaaaaaaaataataataataatcatcatcatcatcatggaaaAGAGAGGACCCCATCACAACACCCCCGAGGACGAAAGCCGACCTCCTCGTGTCATTCTCACGCGTTGTGCCGGTCGCATCACTGGGTGACGGACTCCACCGACCGGCTCGTCATTCCTGGGTTGACGGCAGTCAAAAGGTCCGTCGTCCCCCACCGCCACCAGCCACACGCGAAACACCCTTCCTCGACTGCTCCTCCACTCGGATGGTCGGACAGTCGTGCAGCCGGTTATTCCTTCCTGCGGTGAGCTAATCTTCTTCCGCCTGGAACCATAGGAattaaggaaaaggaaaaaagggGGCGTTGGAAATTGGGTGATTCAGGTCCAACTTCAGGCCGCTGCAACTTGAGTCAATATTCCGTCTTGACTCCTGCAAATAAAAGAAGACCTATGGACTTGACTTCCTTGATGGTCTCGAGGAATCAAGAAACAAATGCAGGTCGGCAGAAAGGATGTGTGGGAGAGTTGCAGCAGGTCGATCGGATTTCTTTTACCACAAGAATCAAATTCGAAGAACATGGAGGATTCAGAAATTAATCCTCGGGATTAAAGGAATGCCCCCactattttctagatggttctattttttactttgaaattatattatctcatattttgattgttCCGACTCGGATCACACAGCCAACCTTAGATTTCGTCCACATCCGTTGCAAGCTTGGTGTGAGAAGATAATTGTATATGATAAGGGCGTGGTTCAAATAGTTAAAAGTGGTGGGTCTTCTCCTGTGCATAGTAGGCCCAATACTTCAATAACCGTcgagaatgtgtgtgtgtgtgtgttaattgGTATGAGCAATTATACGAAATTATCAAATGTTAGTCCGACATGAAGAATCATCACAACCGTCAAGCATCTCAATTAACATCGTTGCACATCGTGCCGACCATGTGAGATACATGACTAATGTGTCGACCTAATGAGACGTTTAAATAATATCGAATTGGTACTGACGTAACATTTAGACCTCCACTTGTTGTGTTTtcacatgcaaaaaaaaaaagaaaaaaaaaaaaaaaggtagtaGAACATAATCTCCTTAATGAAAAATTTAAATTTAGCCACATGAAGGATGAAGGATCCTTTGTTTGCTTGTTAGATGCTTTATGATCGCCTTTGGACTCGGGTCTGTCTGTCGAGCAAAGCTGTTCTGGCTGGAGGGAGGAATGACATACTGGCGTGCGATGAGGCCTTCTCTTACTTAGTGTGACATGTCAACCCTCATCTTTGCCTCGGAACCCCTTCTTTTGGATGCTTGCTTTGGAATACGAAAGAGAGAAAAGGCGGAGCACTTTTGCTCTGGGAAGGATAATACCAAATCCTTCATCTCTCTTTCCTCGGAATCTGATTCCATTGCGGTTCCATCAGATTCGGTAATCCGTTCGTTTGTACCCATCGACAACTGCAATTCCAATCAGGGGAAcagatgatctctctctctctctctctctctcttttcttttactaCAATATACATATTGCATCCAACTTTCTCTCCCATACTTACTACCTCATTGCGATATCAAGATTCATGTTCATTCACAGGAAAAAGCaaaacatacaaaaaaaaaaaaaacatgttcatCCATGATTCTTAGTTAGAGAGAAATATCTCAAGCAACAGAACTATAATCAAAAGAATAACTTTAATTTGCTTAAGAACACAAAACAGATCCACGAAAAAACCATCCTCTCACCGTAATCCTTGCTTGAATTTATGACAACACAGGGCGGAAAACTATACACAACCCACATTATTGAAACTCAAAAACAGAAAACACtttaaaaatagagaaaaaaaaagaaaagttgaCCGTACACTTACTTGCCTCTAAAcgttcaaacaaaaaaaaattgtacCATATCATCTAGGCCTTGACTTTTCTTTTAGCATCAACAGCCTACAATAAACTGATTCAAGATCAGCAGGACAGTTGCATGAAAAACAAACGTACCACAaaaaaataacaacaacaacaacaatggagAAAAGAATGATCAATCCTAAAATAGGATATGCCCAAAGTACACACCtcctagatttaaaaaaaaaaaaattgtaggaaTGCATTGCCAGTTTACTTGGTAGTATGTAGGAATATCACATTTACTTTTCTGGAAATAGTTAACTCataatattcttttaacataTTATACTTTTCTGGATTTGTAAGAGACGTGAGAAACGCACCAGTTTAGTTACATTGAAACAGCACATAGATTGGTCATTTAAAATAGTTACTCAAATTAGCACTTAATTGTCAACATGTGCAACTTCAACAACAATAATAGCACAAACCCTATGCTAGATAAGATATATTGTTCTCAAAGTATATTTTTCATGAaaactttttagtgagtttgcagTACTATTACATACAAAATTTCAAGCTAAGTGGAACAAAAGAAAGTCTAACTCAACAACATTTACCAGTAGCTGTAATGCATGAAGGAGCATTTACACTAAGAATCTCATCGGCATTAGTATCTACCTTAGACTGGAAGCATCTCATGGTCAACACAATCATATCACGTAGCCTGCACAGTAAGTCATATGAAAGAGCAAGCGAAACTAAATATTGTCCTCTGAGCATGACAGGAGAAGACAAATTTGAAAACA is from Musa acuminata AAA Group cultivar baxijiao chromosome BXJ3-8, Cavendish_Baxijiao_AAA, whole genome shotgun sequence and encodes:
- the LOC135644366 gene encoding uncharacterized protein LOC135644366 isoform X2, giving the protein MGSTDKDAISLSLSLSLSLSLCLLSLNWPRRLLLTSLLSTSPFSLYLCCCSTTLFFGIRKTSRNTEKRKLLSFIMAIDQEPPFQDLNVKNRRAMGDGGPEDDSRWPRWLRPLLTTRFFCHCNLHGDSPKSECNRYCLDCTNGALCSHCLAYHCDHRTIQIRRSSYHDVIRVSEIQKVLDITGVQTYIINSARVVFLNERPQLRPCKGVTNTCSVCERRLLDSFRFCSLGCKIAGTRNGRGEKKSTNKNEMAAASDSEESHTSSSHVTQSFSPSTPPPAVVSYRSSKSRKGIPRRAPFGSVLMEL